The following proteins are encoded in a genomic region of Micromonospora olivasterospora:
- a CDS encoding DivIVA domain-containing protein: MRQLVERLLGRRSAVPERAGGTAYRSASCVPLRPADVRTRRFGRTRLGRRGLDPDEVLTFLDRVAAELADAQRAAERARGETHRIKDALRRWQSEQAQARDLLRNANQRPAGYRPAPAPGPALLPYR; this comes from the coding sequence ATGAGGCAGCTCGTCGAGCGGCTGCTCGGCCGTCGTTCCGCCGTACCGGAACGAGCCGGCGGGACCGCGTACCGGTCCGCGTCGTGCGTACCCCTGCGGCCGGCCGATGTGCGGACCCGCCGGTTCGGCCGCACCCGCCTCGGGCGGCGCGGCCTCGATCCCGACGAGGTGCTGACCTTCCTCGACCGGGTCGCCGCCGAACTGGCCGACGCCCAGCGGGCGGCCGAGCGGGCCCGCGGGGAGACCCATCGAATCAAGGACGCCCTCCGCCGGTGGCAGTCCGAGCAGGCGCAGGCCCGTGACCTGCTGCGGAATGCGAACCAGCGCCCTGCCGGCTACCGGCCGGCTCCCGCACCCGGACCAGCCCTGCTGCCGTACCGCTGA
- a CDS encoding IS4 family transposase produces the protein MQEKSVITRSIEVAGGVHAPGHLGELTQIIDFDLVDAVLEETGTREKRLRLLPSRVVVYFVLALALLDRCSYRATWGKLTAALAGLCLTRPSISSLSRARRRVGVAPLRRLFETLAGAVGLLGQPGVFYRGLRTVAIDGTHLHVPDEEQVTWRYPTRVGDKLEFGYPLLRLLVMIECGTRALLAAAFGPETEGELAYAQRLLGVLDRTMLLLADAGFDAAEFLRDVGATGAQFLVRSSARRCPTIQRRLPDGSYLARIGYGSLPALILVRVIEAQVTVTLADGSLRREQWRLITSLTDHTRYPAHELVDLYHERWQAETTYFSIKATMLDGRVLRSRSIPGIEQEVYALLTAYQALIRAAADATCTQPGLDMDRISFTVLIDAAADTITTASGILPGSSTDLLGTIGHAALADLLPAWRRPRIKARSRKNPTSKYSPNAGQHPATTQTYTFHADITIFEKGLASRSRR, from the coding sequence TTGCAGGAGAAGTCTGTCATCACCCGGTCGATCGAGGTAGCCGGGGGTGTGCACGCGCCCGGACATCTGGGCGAGTTGACCCAGATCATCGACTTCGACCTGGTCGACGCGGTGCTGGAAGAAACCGGGACACGCGAGAAGCGGCTGCGGCTGCTGCCGTCTCGGGTCGTGGTGTACTTCGTCCTCGCACTCGCCCTGCTCGACCGCTGTTCCTACCGAGCGACGTGGGGGAAGCTGACCGCGGCCCTGGCCGGCTTGTGCCTGACGCGGCCGAGTATCTCCTCACTGTCACGCGCTCGCCGCCGGGTCGGAGTAGCGCCGCTACGGCGCCTGTTCGAGACCCTGGCCGGTGCCGTCGGTCTGCTCGGCCAGCCCGGCGTGTTCTACCGGGGCCTGCGTACCGTGGCCATCGACGGCACCCACCTGCACGTGCCCGACGAGGAACAGGTCACCTGGCGCTACCCCACACGCGTAGGAGACAAGCTGGAGTTCGGCTACCCGCTGCTACGGCTGCTCGTGATGATCGAGTGCGGGACCCGCGCCCTGCTCGCCGCGGCCTTCGGCCCCGAAACAGAAGGCGAACTGGCTTACGCGCAGCGGCTTCTGGGCGTCCTGGACCGCACGATGCTGCTGCTGGCCGACGCCGGCTTCGACGCCGCGGAATTCCTGCGCGACGTCGGCGCCACCGGCGCGCAGTTCCTGGTCCGCTCATCCGCCCGCCGCTGCCCGACCATCCAGCGTCGCCTACCCGACGGCTCCTACCTGGCCCGCATCGGCTACGGCAGCCTACCCGCTCTCATCCTGGTGCGGGTCATCGAAGCGCAGGTCACCGTCACACTGGCCGACGGCAGCCTGCGGCGCGAGCAGTGGCGGCTGATCACCAGCCTGACAGACCACACCCGCTACCCCGCCCACGAACTCGTGGACCTCTACCACGAACGCTGGCAGGCCGAAACCACGTATTTCTCGATCAAAGCGACCATGCTCGACGGCCGCGTCCTGCGCTCCCGCAGCATCCCCGGGATCGAGCAGGAGGTGTACGCCCTGCTCACCGCCTACCAGGCCCTCATCCGCGCGGCAGCAGACGCCACCTGCACCCAGCCCGGCCTGGACATGGACCGGATCAGCTTCACCGTCCTCATCGACGCCGCCGCCGACACGATCACCACCGCCAGCGGAATCCTTCCCGGCAGCTCAACCGACCTCCTCGGCACGATAGGCCACGCCGCGCTGGCCGACCTCCTACCCGCCTGGCGCCGCCCTCGAATCAAGGCCCGCTCCCGCAAGAACCCGACCAGCAAGTACAGCCCGAACGCCGGACAGCACCCCGCAACCACGCAGACCTACACCTTCCACGCCGACATCACAATCTTCGAAAAGGGGCTTGCCTCCCGCTCACGGCGCTAA
- a CDS encoding EamA family transporter, with amino-acid sequence MIALALLWGSSFLWIKLALRGFNPVQIVFARLLLGFVVLTPLALSRGLRFPKGRATWAHLFVAALVSNAVPYVLFVAVLLGWLALGEAVTPAILAGITLVLLGVALTRS; translated from the coding sequence ATGATTGCCCTGGCTCTGCTCTGGGGCTCCAGCTTCCTGTGGATCAAGCTGGCCCTGCGCGGCTTCAACCCCGTTCAGATCGTCTTCGCCCGCCTCCTGCTCGGCTTCGTGGTCCTGACACCGCTGGCCCTGTCCCGCGGCCTGCGATTTCCCAAAGGCCGGGCCACCTGGGCGCACCTGTTCGTCGCCGCGCTGGTCTCCAACGCCGTTCCGTACGTGCTGTTCGTCGCCGTTCTCCTGGGCTGGCTGGCTCTCGGCGAGGCCGTCACGCCCGCGATCCTGGCCGGCATCACCCTGGTCCTCCTCGGCGTCGCCCTCACCAGAAGTTGA